In Roseibium algicola, the DNA window TCAAAAAGAAAAGGCTCTTTTCCAAGTGAACCCAGATTAATGTGTGCAACCCGGCAATCATCGCTCATTGGTCATGCAACCTATGTAGGACGCTGCAAATACATGGGAAGATCAAGTGGAGGCTTCTGTTGCCAGGTGCCTCCGAACCCCGCCCGTGAGTGCTACCTCAAAGGACTTAGTGGACTACCGGCGCAGCGTTACGCTGCGACAGCGTTGTCCATAGCATAGTTGTCATTTGCAACTATTAAGAAAGCCCGATAACGGTGGTACAATGCCGAGCAAAAGCACAGTCTTTACGCCCTCGTCGATCCTATTTCGCCCCCGCCGAAACCCATGGAGTTTCCGTAGCTTAGCCCCATGGGCTTGGGTGGAGGCGCCGGGTACCGCCCCCGGGTCCGATAGGTTTATTGCACTGACCATTTATTGCCATAGCTGGCGAACCAGCAGCCCTGATATAAGGTCTTCGGTCTTGAATTGAAAGAGGCTTCTGGCAATCCGTGTCGTTTGCCGGCTTGGCTCCTGGCCATTCTTCCACAGTTCGCCCAAGTTGGGGAAAGTGCAGGGAAGGGGCTGTCTTTTCGGGAAAATCTGCCAAGTTAACCTCAAACTCCAGATCTCCTGACCGCGAAGGCTTCCGCCGTGCAGCAATATCTCGATCTCTTGTCAAAAATCCTGGACGAAGGCGTTGATCGGGGCGACAGGACCGGAACGGGCACGCGCTCGATCTTCGGCCACCAGATGCGCTTCGATCTCTCGCTAGGCTTTCCCTGTGTCACGACAAAGAAGCTGCACCTGAAGTCGATCATTCACGAGCTGCTGTGGTTCCTCGCTGGCGATACCAACATTCGGTATCTGAAAGAAAACGGGGTGAAGATCTGGGACGACTGGGCGGACGAGAACGGCAATCTCGGGCCGGTCTATGGCTACCAGTGGCGGTCATGGCCGGCGCCGGACGGCAGGTCCATCGACCAGATCGCCAATCTGCTGAAGATGATCCGGACCAACCCGGAAAGCCGGCGGCTGATCGTCTCGGCGTGGAACCCGGCTCTGGTCGACGAGATGGCGCTGCCGCCGTGCCATTCGCTGTTCCAGTTCTACGTGGCTGACGGCAAGCTTTCCTGCCAGCTTTACCAGCGGTCGGCGGATGTCTTCCTGGGCGTGCCTTTCAACATCGCCTCCTATGCGCTGCTGACCATGATGGTGGCCCAGGTGACCGGCCTGAAGCCCGGCGACTTTGTGCACACGTTCGGTGATGCGCATCTTTATGCCAACCACTTCGACCAGGCCCGTGAGCAGCTCACACGTTCGCCGCGGCCCTTGCCGGAAATGAAGATCAATCCGGATGTCACGGATCTCTTTGCGTTCAAGTTCGAAGACTTCGAACTGACCGGCTACGATCCGCTCCCGCACATTGCCGCACCGATCGCGGTCTAGCCACCGGCTGTTTCAGCTCACTTCGAACCAGGTCATCATGCCCGATGCCGCATGACCGAGCATGTGGCAATGGATCAGCCATTTCCCGGGATTGTCCGCAACAAAGGCGATCTTGACGGTCTCGCGCGGCTGGCTTGTGAAGGTGTCGCGCCAGTCGGGGTTCTCCAGTTTCGTGCCATTGCGCTCGATGACGCGGAAATGATGGCCATGCAGGTGGATCGCATGCGGGAAAGCCGTGTCGTTCCGGCTTTCCAGAACGATCGTGTCGCCGCGCTTGGCGGAAAACATCGGATCATCTTCCATACCGGCCACACCGTTGAAAGCCCAGAAGAGTCCCTCGGACATCATCTGGCGCATGTCCATCTCGACGCCGTGTCTCATCATCGACTGCATGCCGCCCATGGCTCCACCCGCCATCACTAATGGCAGTTCCCAGGGAGAGCTCAGATCGGGTTCAGGCAACCGGTTCGGCGGTGGCAGCACGAGTGGCAGGTCTTCGCTTTCGGTTTCCGAGACGACGAAGTTGGCGAAGGTGAATGGCTTGCCGGTCATCATCTCGAATGGCAGCTTGCCGGTTTCCTGAGGTCGCAGCACCAGATCCATGCGCTGTGCCGGCGCCAGTTGCACAGTGCCCTCGATCTCCCGCGCGGTGTCAAAGGCCTGCCCATCGAGCCCGATTATCTTCGCACCAAACCGCGCCGGAGCCAGATCAAGGATACGCGCCGTGGAGGCGTTGATCAGGCGCAGCCGGTGCCAGCGGTCCTTCTTCAACGCAATGTCCGGCATCGAAGCGCCGTTGATGGTCAGCCAGTTGCCCAGACGTCCGGCATGGGCAAAGTCGTGCATGGCGCCGAAGCTTGCGGTTTCCAGGATACCGTTTTCGTCCAGACGCCAATCGTTGAGGATCAGCGTGATGTCACAATCGGGGTCGAAGGACTGCTCGTCGTCCTCGACTATCAATGCGCCCGCGAGGCCGCGCGGCACCTGGTTCCAGCTCATGTTGTGGGCGTGGTACCAGAAGGTGCCTGCGTCCGGCACGACAAAGTCGTAGTCGAAGCTTTCACCGGGGGCGACGGGGGGCTGGGTGAGGCCGGCAACACCATCCATGGCATTGTCGATGCGGATGCCGTGCCAATGGACCGAGGTGGGTTCGTCGAGGTTGTTGGTGAAGCGCACTCTGACGCGTTCGCCGCGCTTGACCCGTATCTGCGGACCGGGCAGCCGGTCGTTGTAGAGCCAGAGATCCGAGAGGCCGCCATCCTTGCCATAAAGTCGGGCCTGTCCCTTGACCGCCGCAAGGTCGAAGAAACCTTCTTCCGTTTTTGCCAGAGCAAATGCTGGTGACAAGGCGGTAAGACCTCCTGCCACCGATGCTTTCAAGAACGAACGCCGATCCACTCTCCCACCTTCCTGACGCAAGTTGCTTCTCCCTGTCACTATGGTGGTTCCAGTTGGTGGAAGGTCAAGCTCCTCGCACGGCAATAAACCTTTCAAATAACGCTCGCATTTGGCGATGAAACTGCCGACACTTCCTTCAGGTTTCACGCAAGGGAGCTCTCCATGAAGTCAACCGACGGTCTTTCGCTCTCACCCCACGCGGCGGCTGCCGAGCGTCGCAGGTTCGATACGTCCCTTGGCCGCAAGCTCTGCGCCGGTGCCGAGGCAGGTTTGTTGCCGCATCTTCATGTCGTGATTGCAGAACGCGGCGGTGAGACGGTTCTGGAAAGTTATGGCAAGGGAGAGGACGAAAACTGGGGCCGTCCGATCGGTGAGGTAACCTTCGGCCCCGAGACCCTCCACGACCTGCGTTCTATCACCAAATCCATCGTCAGCTTGCTCTATGGCATTGCACTGGAGCGGGGCGAGGTGCCGACGCTCGATACGCCGGTCCTGGAGCTTTTTCCCGAATATGCCGACCTTGCCGCGGATCCGAAACGCATGGAGCGGACCGTGGAGCACGCCTTGACCATGTCGCTCGGCATGGAGTGGGACGAGACCCGCCCCTATACCGATCCGGAAAACAGCGAAATCGCCATGGAAATGGCCCCGGACAGGTACCGTTACATTCTGGAGCGGCCGCTGGTGGGAGACCCCGGCACCCGATGGATCTACAGCGGCGGAGCCACCGCGCTGGTGGGCGAGATCCTGCAACGGGGAACGGGGCAGAAGCTGGCCGATTATGCAAGGGAACGCCTGTTTTCGCCACTTGGCATAAATCAGTTCGATTGGTCTATCGGCCGGGATGGGGCCTATTCGCCGGCGTCCGGGCTGAGGTTGGCTGCGCCGGATCTGCTCAAGATCGGACGTCTCGTTCTTGACAACGGTATCTGGCAGGGCCGGGAGATCGTTCCCGAAGCCTGGATCCGGGCTTCACTGCAGCCAATCATCGAAACCAGCGAAGGACCGGGATACGGCTATTTCTGGTTTTGCGGCCAGGTTCCTGTTCTGGCTCTTGGCGGCCCGACACCCTGGTTTGCCGGCTTTGGCAATGGTGGCCAGCGGCTCTGGCTGTGCCCCAAGGCCGATGTTGCGGCCGTCATCTATTCCGGCAATTACAACGACTGGTCCGCCTGGATCCCTCCGACCCGGGTCTGGAGCGAGATCATTCTGGCGAATTTACGGGAAGCGTAGCCTCGCCTTTGAACGCCTGATCCTGACACCAATACATCCTCATCCTGAGGAAGCGCGCAGCGCTGTCTCGAAGGATGGGCCCCACACGCTGAATATGCCGCCCATCCTTCGAGTCGCGAGCAGGCTCGCTCCTCAGGAGGAGGGGAGAGGAGGCTAGGTTAAGTTAAGCGTGCGTGCTGGTTCCACTGATCCGCAATATAGGACGAAAGCTCGAAGCGTTTTCACCCCTGCCGATGCGCTTCCAAGAAATCCCGGTACCACAGGGCACTGTTCTTCAGCGTACGGACCTGGGTGCCATAATCCACGTGAACAATGCCGAAGCGCATTCGGTAGCCCTCGGCCCACTCGAAATTGTCCATCAGGCTCCAGAGGAAATAGCCCTTCACCGGAACGCCTGCCTCGCGTGCATCGGCAATGGCACCGAAATGTTTTTCCAGATAGTCGATCCGGCGGTGGTCGTTGACGACACCGTCCTGCGGCTCGTCATTGTAACAGGCACCGTTTTCAGTGATGTAGCAGTCCGGAAGCGGGTAACGGGTGTCGAGATCCTTCAGGAGATCCGACAGGCCCTTTTCATAGACTTCCCAGCCGATATCGGTCAGCTCCGGCCCTGGAGTTGGGGGAACCGTCTCGGCCATCGGATAGACCGCGCTGGCATTGGTGTCTGCTTTCACGCGTAGCGGCGTGTAGTAGTTCAGCCCCCACCAGTCGAGAGGCTGGTGAATGGTTTCAAGGTCACCGTCGCGAATGTCCATGTGGTCGCCAAAGGCGCTGAGCACATCCGCCGGATAGCTGCCCTCGAACATCGGTTCGAAGAAAATGCCGTTGTTGAACTGGAAGGCCCGGTCTGCCGCTTGCCTGTCCTGTGGCGTGTCGCTGACCGGATAGACGGAATGGGCGTTGATGACGATGCCCATCGGCAAGTCTGGCTTTACGGACCGGGCAGCCTGAACGCCCAGGCCATGTGCCAGGTTCAGTGTGTGCACACTGGCTGCAAATGCCTCGATGCTTTTTTCTCCTGGAGCATGGATGCCGTAGAGATGGCTGAGATGACAGATGCACCAGGGTTCGTTGATGGTCGCCAGTGCGTCCATCCGGTCGCCGAGCCGTTTGACGACAATCTCCGCATAGTCCGCAAACGTTTCTGCCGTGCTGCGGGCTGTCCAGCCGCCGTCGCCCGCCAGGGTCAGCGGCAGATCCCAGTGGTACAGCGTCGGATAGACCTTCAGACCACGGGCAACCATGCCATCGATCAGCCGGTCGTAGAAGTCGAGACCCTTCTCGTTCACCGGGCCTCGGCCATCGGGAAGAATGCGCGGCCAGGCGATGGAAAATCGGTAGGCGTCGACGCCGAGTGACTTGATCAGATCCAGATCGCTTTCCCAAAGATGATAGTGGTCGCAAGCCATATCTCCGGAATGCCTCTGGTAAACGCGACCGGGCATCTTCGAAAAGGCATCCCAGATGCTGGGTTTGCGGCCATCTTCGCTGGTTGCTCCCTCGATCTGATAGGCCGCGGTTGCAACACCGAACAGAAAATCGCCGGGAAAACGGAGCGCAAGGTCTTTGGGAAGTGCCATGGAAACTCATCTAGAGTGGAAACGCGAATGCGATGGTCATAGTTTCCAAAGCGCTTTGGATCAAGTGATTTCGTCTTGCGTTCTGGGTATTCTCCGCAGCCAATGTGTCAGGTCAGGTGCGCGTGAAGCGTCATCAGCCAGCGCCAGAAGGGGAGTGCTGGTTCAAAGAGCCTTGCAATCGCTTCGTGGCCGTTTGCCCCCTGAAGCGACCCGATGTCGCTGACGTCTCGCCAAACGGCGAGGCCCTTGTGCCGGGCGAGACCACTGCGCGGGTGGCCTGCGGGAAAGCCGCGAGGAACCTTGGCAAGATCTGGGGCGGACATTTCAAACCCGGCAGCCGTCATATGGGCGATCAGATCTCCGATGTCCTCGCCGTTGTCCGTCTCGAGTGTCTGGAGAAACGATCCGAGTACCGGTTTTGAAAACCGCATGCACCCTGCGCCGATGCGCACATGATCGGCTTCCACGGACAGGAAGAAGCTGGGCGGTTGCGCGTCCTTGCCCTGGAAAGCGGTGTCCTGCGGCCAGAAGGCCATGCGGACGTGGGTGTTGTAGGGTGTCTTGTCCCTGGTAAAGCGTAGGTCCCTGTTGATGCGAAATTGCTTCGAGGTGAGGTCGTGTCCGCAAAGCCGCGAGAGCGTTTCGGCAAGCCTGCCGCGAACCGCGTCGGCCGGATCCCTGACGAAGCGCTGGTAATCGGCCTTGTGCGCTTCAAACCAGTCCCTGGTGTTGTTGGCGGCAAGCTCTTCCAGAAAGCGGAAGGTTTCTGGCTGAAAACCGGAGCCGTTCATTTTGCCGTCTTTCCGGTTTTCGGCTTCTTGGGCCTGGCAGTCTTGGGCGGCAGTGCGCCGACATAGGATCTGGCCATATCGATCCAGCTCTTCAGGTCTTCGTCGCTTTCGATCCCTTCCGGCTCGACCCGGATAAAGCCGGGCATGGGCCGGCCCCCCATGTTGCAGACCGAGGCGAAGGGCCTTGTCATCGCCTTTTCCTGCTGTTCGGTTCCCACACGTGCCATCAGCCCGCGTTTGGAGGCGCAGACCAGCATGTTGCCGTCGATCATGAAACAGGTGGAGCCGAACATGCGCTTTTGCTCGACTTTTTCATCCGGGATCAACGCGCGGGTGCGTTCGATCAAGACGGTTTCCATCAGGTCGGACATTCCGAAAGTCTCCTGGTCGTGGTGGTCCAGTTTCAAGGACGTGCCAAGGGGCGCTTATCCGACAGCCTGGCAAGAAAAATGTCTGCGATTTTTCCTGGCTCACGTTTCCATGCTAGGAGGCGTTTGAGGAATTGAAAACCGGATTCGGAGATGGCTTTGCCGGAACTTGTCTTGATTGCCGCGGTGGCACGAAACGGGATTATCGGGTCCGATAACGACATGCCCTGGCGGTTGCCGTCGGATCTGAAGTATTTCAAGCGGCTGACGCTTGGAAAGCCGGTCATCATGGGGCGCAAGACGTTTCTGTCGTTCGGCGGCAAGCCCTTGCCGGGACGTCCGCATGTGATTGTTTCCAGGGATCCGGAATATGCGCCG includes these proteins:
- a CDS encoding thymidylate synthase is translated as MQQYLDLLSKILDEGVDRGDRTGTGTRSIFGHQMRFDLSLGFPCVTTKKLHLKSIIHELLWFLAGDTNIRYLKENGVKIWDDWADENGNLGPVYGYQWRSWPAPDGRSIDQIANLLKMIRTNPESRRLIVSAWNPALVDEMALPPCHSLFQFYVADGKLSCQLYQRSADVFLGVPFNIASYALLTMMVAQVTGLKPGDFVHTFGDAHLYANHFDQAREQLTRSPRPLPEMKINPDVTDLFAFKFEDFELTGYDPLPHIAAPIAV
- a CDS encoding multicopper oxidase family protein is translated as MSPAFALAKTEEGFFDLAAVKGQARLYGKDGGLSDLWLYNDRLPGPQIRVKRGERVRVRFTNNLDEPTSVHWHGIRIDNAMDGVAGLTQPPVAPGESFDYDFVVPDAGTFWYHAHNMSWNQVPRGLAGALIVEDDEQSFDPDCDITLILNDWRLDENGILETASFGAMHDFAHAGRLGNWLTINGASMPDIALKKDRWHRLRLINASTARILDLAPARFGAKIIGLDGQAFDTAREIEGTVQLAPAQRMDLVLRPQETGKLPFEMMTGKPFTFANFVVSETESEDLPLVLPPPNRLPEPDLSSPWELPLVMAGGAMGGMQSMMRHGVEMDMRQMMSEGLFWAFNGVAGMEDDPMFSAKRGDTIVLESRNDTAFPHAIHLHGHHFRVIERNGTKLENPDWRDTFTSQPRETVKIAFVADNPGKWLIHCHMLGHAASGMMTWFEVS
- a CDS encoding serine hydrolase domain-containing protein, which gives rise to MKSTDGLSLSPHAAAAERRRFDTSLGRKLCAGAEAGLLPHLHVVIAERGGETVLESYGKGEDENWGRPIGEVTFGPETLHDLRSITKSIVSLLYGIALERGEVPTLDTPVLELFPEYADLAADPKRMERTVEHALTMSLGMEWDETRPYTDPENSEIAMEMAPDRYRYILERPLVGDPGTRWIYSGGATALVGEILQRGTGQKLADYARERLFSPLGINQFDWSIGRDGAYSPASGLRLAAPDLLKIGRLVLDNGIWQGREIVPEAWIRASLQPIIETSEGPGYGYFWFCGQVPVLALGGPTPWFAGFGNGGQRLWLCPKADVAAVIYSGNYNDWSAWIPPTRVWSEIILANLREA
- a CDS encoding GH1 family beta-glucosidase, producing MALPKDLALRFPGDFLFGVATAAYQIEGATSEDGRKPSIWDAFSKMPGRVYQRHSGDMACDHYHLWESDLDLIKSLGVDAYRFSIAWPRILPDGRGPVNEKGLDFYDRLIDGMVARGLKVYPTLYHWDLPLTLAGDGGWTARSTAETFADYAEIVVKRLGDRMDALATINEPWCICHLSHLYGIHAPGEKSIEAFAASVHTLNLAHGLGVQAARSVKPDLPMGIVINAHSVYPVSDTPQDRQAADRAFQFNNGIFFEPMFEGSYPADVLSAFGDHMDIRDGDLETIHQPLDWWGLNYYTPLRVKADTNASAVYPMAETVPPTPGPELTDIGWEVYEKGLSDLLKDLDTRYPLPDCYITENGACYNDEPQDGVVNDHRRIDYLEKHFGAIADAREAGVPVKGYFLWSLMDNFEWAEGYRMRFGIVHVDYGTQVRTLKNSALWYRDFLEAHRQG
- a CDS encoding DUF2461 domain-containing protein translates to MNGSGFQPETFRFLEELAANNTRDWFEAHKADYQRFVRDPADAVRGRLAETLSRLCGHDLTSKQFRINRDLRFTRDKTPYNTHVRMAFWPQDTAFQGKDAQPPSFFLSVEADHVRIGAGCMRFSKPVLGSFLQTLETDNGEDIGDLIAHMTAAGFEMSAPDLAKVPRGFPAGHPRSGLARHKGLAVWRDVSDIGSLQGANGHEAIARLFEPALPFWRWLMTLHAHLT
- a CDS encoding TfoX/Sxy family protein, whose protein sequence is MSDLMETVLIERTRALIPDEKVEQKRMFGSTCFMIDGNMLVCASKRGLMARVGTEQQEKAMTRPFASVCNMGGRPMPGFIRVEPEGIESDEDLKSWIDMARSYVGALPPKTARPKKPKTGKTAK